The window TGCTGCGACGGGCGCAACCAAAGTGGTTGAAGTGACTGTACCTGATATCGGTGGCGACACTGATGTGTCGGTTATCGAAGTTCTGGTTGCTGTCGGTGACAAGATTGAAGTGGATAGCGGTTTAATTACCCTAGAAACAGACAAAGCGACCATGGACGTGCCATCACCTTTCGCGGGTGTGGTTAAAGACGTTAAAGTCGCAGTTGGCGATAAAGTGTCGCAAGGCTCTTTAGTCATCATGCTTGAAGTGGGCGGCGCTGCACCTGCAGCCGCGCCAACTGTTGCTGCCCAAGCGGCTCCTGCCGCTATGGTAGCGCCAGTGGCCGCAGCACCTGCTGCACCAGCGGCAAGTGTGGTTGCGGTAAAAGAAATTCAAGTGCCGGATATTGGCGATGCCAGCAATGTCGATGTGATCGAAGTGCTCGTGTCTGTCGGTGATGAAATCACTGCTGACCAAGGTTTGATTACCCTTGAAACTGACAAAGCCACCATGGAAGTGCCTGCGCCATTCGCCGGTAAACTGCTGTCTTTGACTGTTAAAGTGGGTGACAAGGTTTCTCAAGGTAGCGTTATTGCAACGATTGAAACTGTCACAGTGGGTGCAGCTCCAGCAGCGGTTGCTCAAGCGGCAGCTCCTGCTCCAGTGAGCGCGGCGCCCGTTGCTGCCCCAACACCTGCAAGCCGTCCTCCAGTGCCACACCATCCAAGCGCAGGTACACCTGTGTCTACCGGTGCGGTACATGCGTCTCCTGCGGTACGTCGTTTAGCCCGTGAATTTGGTGTCGACTTGACCCAAGTGACAGGTTCTGGCCGTAAAGGTCGCATTATGAAAGAAGACGTTCAGGCGTATGTGAAATACGAACTGTCTCGTCCGAAAGCGACTGCGGCAACCTCTGTGGGTTCAGGTAACGGCGGCGGTCTGCAAGTGATTGCAGCACCTAAAGTTGATTTCAGTAAGTTTGGTGAAGTGGAAGAAATTCCATTAAGCCGTATCCAGAAGATTTCTGGCCCTAACTTACACCGCAACTGGGTAACTATTCCGCACGTGACTCAGTTCGATGAAGCTGATATCACTGAAATGGAAGAGTTCCGTAAGCAGCAAAACGATGTAGCGGCGAAGAAGAAAGCCGATTACAAGATCACGCCTTTAGTGTTTATGCTAAAAGCTGTGGCTAAAACGTTGCAACAGTTCCCAGTGTTCAACTCAAGCTTAAGTAGCGATGGCGAATCACTGATCCAGAAGAAGTATTTCCACATTGGTGTGGCGGTTGATACGCCAAACGGTTTGGTTGTGCCAGTCGTGCGTGACGTGGATAAGAAAGGCATTATCGAGTTATCTCGTGAACTGGCTGACATCTCTATCCGTGCCCGTGATGGCAAGCTGAAATCTGCTGACATGCAAGGTAGCTGTTTTACTATTTCAAGTTTAGGTGGCATTGGCGGTACAGCGTTTACGCCTATCGTTAACTACCCAGACGTGGCGATTTTAGGTGTGTCTAAATCTGAAATTAAGCCTAAGTGGAATGGTAAAGAGTTCGAACCTAAATTGATGTTGCCCTTGTCGCTGTCATACGATCACCGTGTGATCGATGGTGCTATGGCTGCACGCTTTAGTGTGACGCTGTCAGGAATTCTGTCCGATATTCGTACTTTGGTTCTGTAAGCATATAAGGCTGCTCATCTTGAGTGGCCTTTTGTTTATTGTGATCAGTATCAAACACAGGTTAAAATGCGCCCACCTTACGCGCTGGCGCATTTTCGGTTGGCAGGATAGCTCCTCCAACGGATTGAATGAGAATTAGAGGAAAACATGAGTAACGAAATCAAAACTCAGGTAGTGGTATTAGGTGCAGGTCCTGCAGGTTATTCTGCGGCTTTCCGTGCAGCGGACTTAGGTCTAGAAACCATTATCGTTGAACGTTTTAGCACTTTAGGCGGCGTGTGTCTTAATGTGGGTTGTATCCCATCTAAAGCCCTATTACATGTTGCTAAAGTTATCGAAGAAGCCAAAGCCGTTGCTGCTCACGGTGTGGTTTTCGGCGAGCCAACTATCGATTTAGATAAGTTACGTGGCTTTAAAGAAAAAGTCATTGGCCAATTAACTGGCGGATTGGGCGGCATGTCCAAAATGCGTAAAGTTAACGTGGTTAACGGTTTTGGTAAATTCACTGGCCCTAACACGCTAGAAGTGACTGCTGAAGATGGCACTGTCAAAGTGGTTCAATTCGAGCAAGCTATCATTGCTGCGGGTTCTCGCCCAATCAAACTGCCATTCATTCCGCATGAAGATCCACGTATTTGGGATTCGACTGACGCATTAGAACTGAAAGAAGTTCCAGGCAAGTTGTTAGTGATGGGCGGCGGTATTATCGGCCTAGAAATGGGAACTGTGTACGCTTCTTTAGGCAGTGAAATCGACGTGGTTGAAATGTTCGACCAAGTGATCCCAGCAGCTGATAAAGACGTTGTTCGCGTATTCACTAAGCAAATCAAGAAGAAATTCAACCTGATCCTTGAAACTAAAGTCACAGCGGTAGAAGCCCGTGAAGACGGTATTTATGTTTCTATGGAAGGTAAGAGCGCACCAACTGAAGCTGTCCGTTACGATGCAGTCTTAGTAGCAATTGGCCGTGCACCTAATGGCAAGTCGTTAGATGCTGAAAAAGCAGGTGTTAACGTTGATGAGCGTGGCTTTATCAAGGTTGATAAGCAACTGCGTACTAACGTACCGCACATCTATGCAATTGGTGACATCGTTGGTCAACCTATGTTGGCTCACAAAGGCGTGCACGAAGGCCACGTAGCGGCTGAAGTTATCGCTGGCATGAAGCACTACTTCGATCCAAAAGTGATCCCATCAATTGCTTACACTGACCCAGAAGTCGCTTGGGTTGGTTTAACTGAGAAAGAAGCGAAAGAGCAAGGTATTGCTTACGAAACAGCAACTTTCCCATGGGCAGCAAGCGGCCGCGCTATCGCATCTGATGCGAGTGAAGGCATGACTAAACTGATTTTCGACAAAGACACTCATCGCGTAATCGGTGGTGCGATTGTTGGTGTTAACGGCGGCGAGCTGTTAGGCGAGATCGGTTTAGCGATTGAAATGGGTTGTGATGCTGAAGATTTAGCATTAACCATTCACGCTCACCCAACACTGCACGAATCAGTGGGCTTAGCGGCTGAAATGTACGAAGGTTCTATTACTGATTTGCCAAACCCAAAGGCAAAGAAAAAGTAATTTAGCTGTCGATTAAAAAAGCGCTCATTTGAGCGCTTTTTTATTGCCTGTATTTTTTTGTAACTTTTATGTAAACAAGCGGATGAATTGATAGGATTGAGCTGCTACAGTACAACTATGGTATGAAGTAAGCCGTCACATGCAAACAAAAATAATTAGAACAATTCTGACATGTTTCATCCTTTCATTGACTTGCGTCCACTCGGCTTGGGCGGGCGGTTTTGTGCAGCGAGTTTTTACTGATAGGGACGGTTTAGCGGTCACCAGTATCCGAGGCTTGGCCTTAGATGATTACGGTTTTGTATGGGCCGCAACTGAGCAGGGCTTGTATCGAGTTAGTAATTCTAAGGTGCGGCGTATCGATAAAATCGGCACCGAATCGCGACTGTCAGATGACTTTTTAACCTCAGTAGTAAACATCGACCGTGACAAGTTATTGGTTAGCACCAACGCCGCAATTTACCTCTACGATATTGTCCAAAATCAATTTACCGCCTTTGGTTCTCCCTATTTATTCCCGCAGTTTCCCGGTGGTGCGCTGGTCTCGGCAGCCCGAAAGAATAGTAAAACATGGCGATTATTAATTGATAATGGCCAGATTTATGAATTCTCCCCTTCAAAGTCCGAACTGCGCCTCATTACTCAGTTGCCAGTTAATCGCGATCTTCCTTGGCGCAAATTGCTGGTCATGCCTAACGGTCAAATGCTGGTCGCGGGAACCTTGCAATTAGAGTTGCTGGAGCAAAATGGCGAGCGAGTGTTCCAATACTCTTGGACCGAATCTATGGGCAGTATTCTCGATATGTTAGAGGATTCTCAAAATAGGTTCTGGATTGCGACCGGACGCGGCGTTTATCAATTAGATCCAATTTCTAGGCAAATTATCCCCGTGCCAGAATTGCCCGATTGGAGCACAGTGATCATTGAGGATGCTAAAGGGGATCTGTGGTTTTCTAGTCGTATCGGCTTATTGAAATGGTCGCCCGAAACGCGGCAGATTGAAAACTATCAAAAAGAGTTGAAGGCTGAGGCCAACATGGAAACGCTGAAAGCCATGTTGTTTGATGATGCAGGTTTGATGTGGGTCGGAGGCTCAGGCGATGGATTGGCTTTATTGGCGTCACAGCCTGATTTCATCCTCGATACTTATACTGGCGATGAACCCTATCAACTGAGCGATGCCATGACTTGGTCAGTGCATGCCAGTGATGAAGGGGTTTGGTTAGGTTCTTCCAGTTTAGATTTTATTGCAAAAGGCAGTAGCAAAGCGTTTAACGTGCCAATTGAGGGATTTAATCCCCATGAAAGTATTTACGATATCAGTGCGTTTGAGGGGCATTATTTACTGTTATCGACGACCAGCGGCCTCTTTGTTGTCGATAAAGACACTTTGCAAGGCAGTAGCTTTTCTAAATGGACTCACGGCAATGATGATTTTAAAAATAAGCTTATTTATAAAACCTATCGTGACCCCAAACTGAAAGGACGTGTTTGGATTGCGACGACAACAGGGCTGTATTTTTGGGAAATGGGACTGTACGAACCTCAGCCCTTTGATATTGATAAGTCATCGAACAAGTTTGACGGCCCTAAGCGCCCCGTGATCCGCACTATTTATCGCACCTCCGACGGTCGTTTGTGGGTGGGCGGTAAAAAAGTCTTTGGTTACATCGACAGCCAAAATGAGTTTCATGATCAGCGGCAGTTGTTTAATGCTTTTGCTGCACAACCCACGGTCAGTCACATTGAAGAAATGTCACCTGGGGTGATCTGGTTTGGCTCCTATGAAAAAGGTTTATTTGAATACCATCAGCAAACGGGATCGTTAATTTCATTGACCTCCGAGTGGCAATTAAATTGTAGTTCAGTGTTTTTTATTCAAAAAACGCCCAAGTCTAATCTTGTGGGCTGCTCGGATTCTTTGGTGCGACAGGATATCCAAACGGGCGAGATTGCTATGTTCAATCAGCTCGATGGTTTAATTTCCGATGAGATGAACGAAGGCGCCTATTTTTACTCACCTAAAACAGGCTTTTACTTAGGCACGCCCGAGGGCGTGATGCGACTCGATGTCGATAGGCTGGCCAATCGCATTACCGATGACCATGTGATGCTTGAATCTGTCTCTGTGTACTATAACAACACGACCGAAGTGTCCCTGTTGCCGCGCAACCTGATGACCATAAAACCCGAAGCCAATATGGTCAGTTTTCAAATCACTAACTTAGATTATCTCGATGATTCGCCCATCCAATTTAAATACCGATTACGCTCTCAAGATGAAGAGAGCAATTATGTGCTGCTTCAGGGGGAGTCGCAGATTAACCTCGCAGGTTTAGCTGCAGGTGGTTATGTTTTAGATATTTTGAGTCAGGTCAATGGAATATGGTCCGATAAACCTTTTACCTATCCCTTTTATGTTGAGCAGCATTGGTGGTTATCTCAAGGTTTTAAAGGCATTTTACTGCTGTTACTTTCTATTATTGCCTTAAGTCTTGCTTGGTATCGGCAACGCCAGATCAATACCTTTAAGCTGATGAATCTGGCATTAACTGAGAGTGATGACAGGCTGAGGCAATCTTTGCGCGGTAGTGACTCGGATCTCTGGGAATGGCATAAAAATACTCAGGCATTTCATCTTGATAATCGCGGTGCCGTTCTCGGTACCCATGCCAATGAGATTGTTGTGAGCTTAGCAGAGTTGCCTGTGCATCCACAGGATAGGGAAAAAGCGCTCGCTCAGTGGGATAGTATGATATCGGGGGAGATAGATAGATTCGAAGCCGAGTATCGTTATCAGCGCAAAGACGGTAATTGGGGCTGGTTAAGGGTAAGAGGGCGGCCCGTTGCCCGTAATAAGCACTCCAATGAGATTGAGCGGGTCGCGGGTATTTATAGTGATATTACCGTGCAACGCCAGTTAGAAGATGAAGTGAATTTACTGGCAAAAGCGTTTGGTAACACATCTGAAGGTGTACTGATTTTAGATGTCGAAGGCAGTATTCGCGTGGCGAATTACGCGGCACAGCAAATTATCGGCATCGATTCTGCTGACTTAGTTGGCCAATCTTTTACCCAATTTGTACAGATGAATGACGGTTTGGCATCGGAAATCAAGCAACTCCTCAGTGATAGCCAGTCTTGGACGGGCGAGCGTGAGTTAATTAACGCCAGTCAGCAACCTTGTCCCGTGTGGTTAAACGTATCTGTGATGCAAAGTGCCAACGGGAAAGTGACCCATTATGTGGTGGTATTCTCGGATATTACCGAACGTAAACGAACCGAAGCCGATTTACGCCGCCTAGCCAATTACGATGTGCTTACGGGATTGCCAAACCGCTCCTTATTTTCTAGTCGCCTATTACAGTCTATTCAGGCCGCGCAGCAAACGGGCGAGAAATTGGCGCTATTGTTCTTGGATCTCGATAGATTTAAGCATGTTAATGACTCCTATGGTCATAGCATGGGCGATGCCTTACTGGTCGAAGCTTCAAGCCGACTACAATCCTGTATTGCTAGCGAGCATATGCTCTGCCGCTTTGGCGGCGATGAATTTGTGATTTTACTCAGAAATGCCAACAGTATTGACGAGATAAACCACATTGCCGAGCGGCTGCTGGAACAAATTGTGGCGCCTTTTAAGTTATATGGTCGTGAGTTTTATATTTCGACCAGTATTGGCATCAGTATTTGGCCCGATGATGCAATGCAACCCGAGGCCTTTATCAAGAATGCCGATCTTGCTATGTATCACGCCAAAGAAGAAGGACGGGGGAATTTCCAATATTATTCCTCTGAGCGTAATGCCCAAGCCCTCTATCATTTACGGCTTGAGGCCGATTTACGTAAAGCCATAGAGCGGCAAGAGTTCGAGCTTTATTACCAGCCGCAAATTGATATTTTGCGTAACGATAAGCTCATAGGAATGGAAGCATTAATTCGCTGGAAACATCCGCAGGATGGTTTTATTCGTCCCGATATTTTCATCAAAGTCGCCGAGGCCTGCGGTTTAATTGTCGATATTGACCGCTGGGTGTTAAGGCAAGCCTGTGTGCAGGGAGCATATTGGGCAAAGCGTTATGGCGCTACCTTTAAGTTGTCGGTTAATATTTCAGCGGTGCATTTCAGGCAGCCCGATTTTATTGAAGACATACAAAGAATTCTGCATGAAACCCAAATGCCGACATCGTCTTTAGGCTTAGAAATCACTGAAGGCGTATTGATGAAAGAGCTGCACGTCGCTAAAGATCATCTCTCGCGATTGAAATCCTTGGGGATTGAAGTTGCCATTGATGACTTTGGGACAGGTTATTCTTCTCTGGCTTATTTACGCCATTTTGAGGTGAATACCTTAAAAATCGATCGCTCCTTCTTGATTGATATCGCCACCAATAAGGCCGATCAGGCGATTGTGAGCAGTATTATTGAATTAGCCCGTAACCTTAAATTAAATGTGGTTGCCGAAGGGATTGAGACGGTCGAGCAGTTAGAGCAAGTATTTAGCCGCGGCTGTTATATTATTCAAGGGTATTATTTTGCTAAGCCTATGTGCGTGGATGATTTTGAACGCTATTTAGAAACAGATAACAGAATCTTCGCTATTGAGCATTAAGCTAGACCATATAACCTATTATCGGCTCGCTTATGTTTGATCATGCGTCCTTGATATTTGTATTGGCGATAGGCCATACGAGCAAGATATAAACCAGCGTCCTTAAAATTTAAATGACAAAATATTCAGCTATGATTGATATTTTGTTTCGTTATTTATTCAATTAAACTGCATCTGTTTGTGTAAATAGTACACAGTCTTATCACTAGTCGGTCCAGATAAAATATGACTGACGGTTAAATCGATAAGTTTGGTAATATAACTCGGATTTTTATCCCATAAAAAAGTAACCTCACCATGATGCGTCAACTACTCGCTTCTATTATTTTGTGTTTGTGCATGACTCCGTCGATGGCGGCAGACCGCCTTAAAATTGGTGTCGTACTCAGTGGCGGCGGTGCTAAAGGCGCTGCCCATGTGGGGGTGCTCAAAATATTAGAAGAACATAACATCCCGGTCGATTACATTGCGGGCACCAGTATCGGTGCCTATGTCGCAGGCATGTACTCCTTGGGTTACAGCGCCAGCGAAGTCGAAGCAATCATGATGGGTGTTGATTGGGACAGTGGCTACTCGGATACTATCCCGCGCAATATTTTGAGTTATAGGGATAAACAGTTACGCGATCGCTACAACATTCCACTGAACATTGGTTATAACGAAGGCCAAGTAAGGGCGCCAAGTGGGTTGCTGCGTGGTCAAACTATGTCGCAACTTCTGCGTCAGTCTACCGATCTAGTACAGCAGTTTGGTAATTTCGATGATTTAGCCATTCCCTACCGCGCAGTGGCGACCGATTTAGAAACCAGCTTACCTGTGGTGATCAGTCACGGCAGCATGGTCAAAGCCATGCAAGCCTCTGCGACAGTTCCCGGTGCGCTGCAGCCGGCTCAAATTGACGGTAAGTTATTGGTCGATGGCGGTATTGCCAACAATATGCCTGTCGATGTCGTTAAGGCCATGGGCGCCGATATTATTATTGCCGTCGATATTGGTTCACCTTTGGTCAAAAAAGATAAATTAGACAGCACTATTGCCGTGCTCGATCAGCTCTCCAACTTTTTGACCAATGCCAGCACCGAAAAACAAAAACTGCTGCTGACTGATAAAGACGTGTTGATCCGTCCCGCGATCGACGCCTTGAGCACTACAGATTTCACTATCATGCCCTTGGCATTAACCCTCGGCAAAGAAGCCGCTAACGGACAGCTTGATAAGCTGAGCAGCATGAGCGTTAGCCCTGAGGAATATGCCGCCTATGTCGAGGCCAAAAAAGCCAAAGGTAAGTTGTTAATGGCGGATGTGCGTCATTCTGTTAATGAAATTGTCTTCGATAACCAATCTAAGGTGAGTCTGAATCTCTTAACGGAAACTTTGAACATTAAACCTGGGCAAGCTGTGTCTAAGGACGAGCTGAATGAGGCGTTAAAGCGTATTTATTCCCTCAATAAGTTTGAGCGTGTCGATGCTGAGTTTGTCGAGGGTGAAGACGGCCGTGTACTGACGGTGACCACTAAAGCTAAGTCTTGGGGGCCAAATTATTTCCAATTGGGTTTTAACTGGGAGGATGATTTTAACTCTGAATCTTCCATCAGTTTTGACATGGCCTATACCATGACGGATTTGACCTTCAATGGCGGCGAGTGGCGCAATGAAATCAAACTCGGTATGGAAAAATTGTTTGCGACTGAGTTCTATCAGCCCTTAGACAGAGACCAACAATTCTTTAGCCGCGCCCGTTATCAATACGATACCCGTAATTGGGACTTATACGATAATAATAATCGTCTGCTAACCTTCGACAAGAAAACCCACACCATAGAACTGGGTATCGGCTACAACTACACATCACAGGGCACGATTGAACTGGGTTTAGTGGCGGAGAAGGGCGCAATAATTAATGATGCTTGGCTTTCAAGGGACTTGGATTTTAGCTCCTATGGAGCTTACTTTAGATTCGGCTACGACAGCTTAGACAGTATTAGTTTTCCGACATCGGGTAATCGCGTGACCTTAAACGTCTATGTGCGTAATGAAGATTTCGATGACATTATCGACGATAACCAAAACGAATACAGTGTGCAGATAGAGGCCGACTGGAAGGGCGCCTTGAGTGTCGGCAATCATGCTTTTGTGGGTAAGGCATCGATTTCAACCAACGATAATGATGGGATGAATACACTGCATCTATCTGAACTGGGCGGATTTTTAAATCTATCTGGCTACCATAAAGACTCACTGACTGGGGCGCATAAAGTCTTTGGCGCCTTTGTTTATCAATATGATCTCGGGCGTGATGCGCTCGGAATGACAGATTATCCTTTGTATTTAGGTTGGAGTTTGGAAGCGGGCAATGTCTGGGATGAGCGCTCTGAAGTCACTCTCACTGATCTGATTTATGCATCGAGTCTCTACATTGGTACTGATACTTCCATGGGACCTGCGGCAATCGGCTTTGGGATCACAGATCTTGGCGATAAGTCCTTCTATTTATTTGTGGGTAAAAACTTCTAGCGAGTGATGCATGTGAGGTCTTGAGGGCATGACTGAGGTTGTGCCCTTATTTTTTGTGCGATGAAAATCCTAAACGGCCTTGATGGCATAGTGCTTGAATCGGTTCGCGCGACGCTAAAGTGTCATATCCTTTTACAAAATCTTACTACTGTGAGGCGTGCCAAGATGCTAAGGTTTTGCGGGAAAAATAATAATTCTTAAGGAAGCTGGGGAAAACAATGAAGAAGATAAGCACACTGGCACTGGGTATCGCCCTGAGTTTAGGTTTAGCCGCTTGTAGTACTGAGCCTAAAACTGAAGTCGCCGCGATTTCTGGCATTGAATTGCAAAACTTTGATGCCTCAGTTCGCCATCAAGACGATTTCTATTACAGCGTTAACGGTAAATGGTTGGCGAATACGCCTATTCCAGCCGACAAGTCTAACTACGGCGCATTTTCTGTGCTGTACGATCAAAGCCAAGATGCATTGAAAAAGATCATCGATGAAGCGGCTGCTAAAAAGAATCCAGCGGCAGGTTCTAATGAGCAGAAGATTGGTGATTTCAACGCTAGCTTTATGAATACCGATTTGCTTGAAACCATAGGCGTTACTCCGCTTAAGCCATTGCTGGCCGATATTGCTGGCGCCAAAACACACGCTGACTTACCTGCCGTTATGGGTAAATTGCTGACGACCGGTTCTGGTATTCCCTTTGGTTTTTACGTCAATAACGACGCCAAAAACTCAACTCAGTACGCCGTATATCTAAGCCAGTCGGGCCTTACGCTGCCGGACCGAGACTATTATCTGAAAGATGATCCTAAGTTTGCCGCTAATCGCCAAGCCATGGCTAAGTATGTGACAGACATACTGACCGAAGCGGGTTACAAGGACGCTAAACGCGCGGCTAAAAACGTTGCCGATATTGAAATGATGATCGCCAAAAGCCAGTGGAGCCGAGTGGAATCTCGCGACGCCAATAAGGCTTACAACAAGTTAGATCGCGCTGAACTGCAAAAGTTAACGGGTCAATTTGATTTCAATGCCTTCGCGACCAGCGCAGGTTTAGGCGACAAAGTCACTGACATCATAGTGCGCCAACCCTCTTACTTCGAAAAACTCGGTGCAGGTTTCGAGACATTCCCAGTATCGGCTTGGCAGGATTATCTCGCGTTCCATCTAGTAGATAGCTACGCCGAGTTACTGAGCAAAAACTTTGTTGATTTGAACTTCGCCTTTAAGAGCAAAACCTTAATGGGTATCGAAGAGCAACAACCACGCTGGAAAAAGGCGGTTGATGGCGCCGACCAAGTGATTGGTGAGTTAGTGGGCGAAGAGTACGTTAAGCAATACTTCAAGCCAGAAGCTAAAGCGCGTATGGAAACTATGATCAAAAACTTGATCAAAGGTTTCGAGGTCAGCATCAATGAACTTGAGTGGATGACGCCAGAAACCAAAGTCGCCGCCCAAGAAAAACTGGCTAAGTTTACCTATAAAATCGGTTATCCAGATAAGTGGAAAGATTACTCAGGTTTAGATATCAAGGCTGACGAGTTAGTGGGTAACTATATGCGTTACGCTCAGTTTGAATATCAAGATATGATTAACAAGCTTGGCAAGCCAATCGATCGTACCGAATGGGGCATGACGCCACAAACGGTGAACGCTTATTACAGCCCAGTGAAAAACGAAATCGTGTTCCCTGCTGCGATTCTGCAACCGCCATTCTTCAATATGGATGCCGATGATGCGGTTAACTACGGTGGTATCGGAGCTGTGATCGGCCATGAAATCAGCCATGGTTTCGATGACCAAGGCGCTAAGTACGATGGCGACGGTAACCTGCGTGATTGGTGGTCAGATAAAGACCGCGAAGAGTTCCAAAAACGTGGTAAACAACTGTCAGCGCAATACTCAGGTTATGAAGCACTGCCCGGCAAGTTTGTTAACGGTGATTTGACCTTAGGGGAAAACATCGGCGACTTAGGCGGCTTAACCGTAGCGGCACGCTCGTATTTAATGAGCCTTAATGGCAAACCAGCGCCAGTGCTTGATGGATTAACGGGTGAGCAACGCTTCTTTGTGGGTTGGTCGCAAGTATGGCGTCGTAACTACCGTGATGAAGAGCTGAGCCGTCGTTTGCTGACTGATCCGCATTCACCGAGTCACTACCGCGCTATGGGTACGCCGCGTAACGTGGAAGCCTTCTATAAAGCCTTCGAAATGAAAGAAGGCGATAAAATGTATTTAACGCCAGATGAACGTGTAAAAATTTGGTAATACATTCAGTTGATTGAAATAAGAAAGCCAGACAATGTCTGGCTTTTTTATTGATGACAATAATCTAGGATGCTGCTGATTAATGTCCGTAACCTAAGGATTCGATTTTAGTGACTTTATTATCAGTGGCATAAAGCCGGCGCATTAAGCGTGTCGGTCCAAAGTCATAGGTCCATTCTTGATACTCAGTCGGCAACTTGCTGGGATCGATCACTCGGTCGCCGTCTGAGTTGAGATAAGTCGCTGGCAGATTGTACTGGCGAATATCGCTGGGCGAGCCGCACTTCTCCAGCACAGTCGTTAAGGTATCGCCAGTGTTGACCACTTGTTGCTTGCAGTGCATAGCACCACCCGCATTAGCGGACAAGCTGACGGACATGAGTATTAAGCCCATGGGTAATAATACGGGTGATAATAAAGACAGGTACTTCATTGGCTCCCCTCTCGTATATACATCATTCTGCTATTCATCCATATGGTAAAAACTCATTATCCATATGGTCAAAATTCAGCTTATCCGCCCAGCTAAGGCTAGGCGTGTTATGGCGTTATTGAGCTAAGAGTGTCGGCAAGGCCAATAAGTTCTCAGCCTGATGGTGGGCGATAACCCACTTAGCATCGCCTCTTTGCTCTGGCGCGGGGATCGCAAGCGTTTGCATATTGGC of the Shewanella baltica genome contains:
- a CDS encoding patatin-like phospholipase family protein, producing MMRQLLASIILCLCMTPSMAADRLKIGVVLSGGGAKGAAHVGVLKILEEHNIPVDYIAGTSIGAYVAGMYSLGYSASEVEAIMMGVDWDSGYSDTIPRNILSYRDKQLRDRYNIPLNIGYNEGQVRAPSGLLRGQTMSQLLRQSTDLVQQFGNFDDLAIPYRAVATDLETSLPVVISHGSMVKAMQASATVPGALQPAQIDGKLLVDGGIANNMPVDVVKAMGADIIIAVDIGSPLVKKDKLDSTIAVLDQLSNFLTNASTEKQKLLLTDKDVLIRPAIDALSTTDFTIMPLALTLGKEAANGQLDKLSSMSVSPEEYAAYVEAKKAKGKLLMADVRHSVNEIVFDNQSKVSLNLLTETLNIKPGQAVSKDELNEALKRIYSLNKFERVDAEFVEGEDGRVLTVTTKAKSWGPNYFQLGFNWEDDFNSESSISFDMAYTMTDLTFNGGEWRNEIKLGMEKLFATEFYQPLDRDQQFFSRARYQYDTRNWDLYDNNNRLLTFDKKTHTIELGIGYNYTSQGTIELGLVAEKGAIINDAWLSRDLDFSSYGAYFRFGYDSLDSISFPTSGNRVTLNVYVRNEDFDDIIDDNQNEYSVQIEADWKGALSVGNHAFVGKASISTNDNDGMNTLHLSELGGFLNLSGYHKDSLTGAHKVFGAFVYQYDLGRDALGMTDYPLYLGWSLEAGNVWDERSEVTLTDLIYASSLYIGTDTSMGPAAIGFGITDLGDKSFYLFVGKNF
- a CDS encoding M13 family metallopeptidase codes for the protein MKKISTLALGIALSLGLAACSTEPKTEVAAISGIELQNFDASVRHQDDFYYSVNGKWLANTPIPADKSNYGAFSVLYDQSQDALKKIIDEAAAKKNPAAGSNEQKIGDFNASFMNTDLLETIGVTPLKPLLADIAGAKTHADLPAVMGKLLTTGSGIPFGFYVNNDAKNSTQYAVYLSQSGLTLPDRDYYLKDDPKFAANRQAMAKYVTDILTEAGYKDAKRAAKNVADIEMMIAKSQWSRVESRDANKAYNKLDRAELQKLTGQFDFNAFATSAGLGDKVTDIIVRQPSYFEKLGAGFETFPVSAWQDYLAFHLVDSYAELLSKNFVDLNFAFKSKTLMGIEEQQPRWKKAVDGADQVIGELVGEEYVKQYFKPEAKARMETMIKNLIKGFEVSINELEWMTPETKVAAQEKLAKFTYKIGYPDKWKDYSGLDIKADELVGNYMRYAQFEYQDMINKLGKPIDRTEWGMTPQTVNAYYSPVKNEIVFPAAILQPPFFNMDADDAVNYGGIGAVIGHEISHGFDDQGAKYDGDGNLRDWWSDKDREEFQKRGKQLSAQYSGYEALPGKFVNGDLTLGENIGDLGGLTVAARSYLMSLNGKPAPVLDGLTGEQRFFVGWSQVWRRNYRDEELSRRLLTDPHSPSHYRAMGTPRNVEAFYKAFEMKEGDKMYLTPDERVKIW
- a CDS encoding DUF2845 domain-containing protein → MKYLSLLSPVLLPMGLILMSVSLSANAGGAMHCKQQVVNTGDTLTTVLEKCGSPSDIRQYNLPATYLNSDGDRVIDPSKLPTEYQEWTYDFGPTRLMRRLYATDNKVTKIESLGYGH